The Eubacteriaceae bacterium Marseille-Q4139 genome has a window encoding:
- a CDS encoding DUF1850 domain-containing protein, producing the protein MRRLRIKPFIGISLLLGVLLVSAVLTPGRQKRVLVVEELETGKIYAEIPVKTGEEVSFQWEHSFEHIPWYEYYEIQEDGSFLLKTIAVAGFGAGIPAEMDCTYRYEDGLIYMDDIGSVFPQFNWINSQTALKNIKVNGELLLSGTDMPHHEKMVLRIRKGFEF; encoded by the coding sequence ATGAGACGCCTCAGAATTAAACCGTTTATTGGAATATCCCTCCTTTTAGGAGTCCTTCTTGTTTCTGCCGTCCTTACCCCCGGGCGGCAGAAACGGGTTTTAGTGGTGGAAGAGCTGGAGACAGGAAAGATTTATGCGGAAATTCCGGTGAAAACAGGCGAAGAGGTTTCGTTCCAGTGGGAACATTCCTTTGAGCACATCCCCTGGTATGAATATTATGAAATCCAGGAGGACGGGAGCTTCCTTTTAAAGACCATCGCCGTAGCCGGCTTCGGTGCGGGGATCCCGGCGGAGATGGACTGTACCTACCGCTATGAGGACGGCCTGATTTATATGGACGATATCGGCAGCGTGTTTCCGCAGTTTAACTGGATCAATTCCCAGACGGCTTTAAAAAACATTAAAGTCAACGGCGAGCTGCTCCTTTCGGGAACCGATATGCCTCACCACGAAAAAATGGTTCTGCGTATCCGAAAAGGCTTTGAATTTTGA